In a genomic window of uncultured Campylobacter sp.:
- a CDS encoding multidrug effflux MFS transporter produces the protein MKFIPKTLPFVEFIALMALLTSLGAMSTDAMLPALMQMGLDLGVTQINQTQLVISSMFAGFAVGQIFYGPLSDFIGRRNAVLLALAIFTASSFISVVTSDFTALLASRFFQGLGAAGPRIIAMALIRDLYEGRAMARVMSFIAAVFIIVPALAPIIGGFIFKIYSWRSIFLMLTFMGLACLAWFGLRQSETLPAQNRNKFSLNLIKSEAAHVVKNRRTAGYTIVLGLIFGMFLSYISTAQQIFEVSYKLGDEFPIYFAINALALGAASMVNAKLVMIYGMRYLSMRAMGAFCVIAVAFLPVVVAYDGVPPLWAFMAFCMSSFFCVSILFGNLNAMAMEPMGKIAGMAAALIGSVSTFISLPIGVATGQLFDGTLLPMVASFAVIGAAAFALLYRTSKISEE, from the coding sequence ATGAAATTTATCCCCAAAACATTACCTTTCGTAGAATTTATCGCGCTTATGGCGCTTCTAACCTCGCTTGGAGCGATGAGCACCGACGCGATGCTGCCTGCACTCATGCAAATGGGCCTGGATCTTGGCGTGACGCAGATAAACCAAACCCAGCTCGTCATCTCCTCGATGTTTGCGGGCTTTGCCGTCGGGCAGATATTTTACGGGCCGCTTAGCGACTTTATCGGGCGACGAAACGCCGTGCTGCTAGCGCTTGCGATATTTACGGCAAGCTCCTTTATCTCGGTCGTTACGAGCGATTTTACCGCGCTTTTAGCGAGCAGATTTTTCCAGGGGCTAGGCGCTGCGGGCCCTAGGATCATCGCGATGGCGCTTATCCGCGATCTTTACGAGGGACGCGCAATGGCTCGCGTGATGAGCTTTATCGCGGCCGTCTTCATCATCGTGCCCGCACTAGCTCCCATCATCGGAGGTTTTATTTTTAAAATTTATAGTTGGCGCAGCATATTTTTGATGCTTACTTTTATGGGGCTTGCTTGCCTAGCGTGGTTTGGACTGCGCCAGAGCGAGACCCTGCCTGCGCAAAATCGCAATAAATTTAGCCTAAATTTGATAAAAAGCGAAGCCGCGCACGTCGTGAAAAACAGACGAACAGCAGGCTATACGATAGTTTTAGGGCTGATTTTCGGGATGTTTTTGAGCTATATCAGCACCGCTCAGCAGATTTTTGAAGTGAGTTACAAGCTGGGCGATGAGTTTCCTATCTACTTTGCGATAAATGCCCTAGCTCTGGGCGCCGCGTCGATGGTAAACGCAAAGCTCGTGATGATCTACGGCATGCGCTACCTCAGCATGCGCGCTATGGGGGCGTTTTGCGTTATCGCGGTCGCATTTTTGCCCGTCGTCGTCGCGTATGACGGAGTGCCGCCGCTGTGGGCTTTTATGGCGTTTTGCATGAGTAGCTTTTTTTGCGTGAGCATACTTTTTGGCAACCTAAACGCGATGGCGATGGAGCCAATGGGCAAGATTGCTGGCATGGCAGCCGCGCTGATCGGCTCGGTTTCGACCTTTATCTCGCTTCCTATCGGCGTCGCGACCGGGCAACTGTTTGACGGTACGCTGCTGCCGATGGTTGCGAGCTTTGCAGTTATCGGTGCGGCGGCGTTTGCGCTGCTTTATAGGACTTCAAAGATTTCTGAAGAGTAA
- a CDS encoding diacylglycerol kinase: MKPKYDFFKNSKFAFEGLAAMLKNEAAFRFELCIIIPLALVSLFLPVSAAQHALLIAVFGLVLICECLNTAIEAVVDLVSPGFHPLAKIAKDCASAAVCLSIGTAAITWAWAIFSLIF; encoded by the coding sequence ATGAAACCAAAATACGACTTTTTCAAAAACTCCAAATTTGCATTCGAGGGGCTTGCCGCGATGCTAAAAAACGAGGCGGCGTTTCGCTTTGAGCTTTGCATAATCATTCCGCTCGCGCTAGTTTCGCTATTTTTACCCGTTTCCGCCGCGCAGCACGCCCTACTGATCGCCGTTTTCGGCCTTGTTTTGATCTGCGAGTGCCTAAATACCGCGATCGAAGCAGTAGTCGATCTCGTTTCGCCTGGCTTTCATCCGCTGGCTAAAATCGCCAAAGACTGCGCCTCCGCCGCCGTTTGTCTTTCTATCGGCACGGCTGCGATAACTTGGGCGTGGGCTATTTTTTCGCTAATTTTTTAA
- a CDS encoding phosphoethanolamine--lipid A transferase — protein sequence MKLRISWFKFTLLNAVFIAALNFGLFNFIYSRLSFEAHPLMAASLPVIYFSLLCALFSLVFLPYLAKLVSIAAIGVTCASSYFMQSYGIIIDSEMIRNVAQTDAGEVLNFLNPKLVCYMLFLGILPCLLVAFTRIEYGDAKRHIKIKFLTFIGFFALAAALFFSQTKSIIPFFRENSFIRAYNLPFYPIYATQKYVKLEFFKPEFKQIGLDATMKPSSERRLMVLIVGETARAKNYSLGGYAKNDTNFYTKKEANLVYFSDARSCGTATAVSLPCLFSKSTRSEYSSKEFSQNALDILKRVGVKVVWLGNNSGKCKGVCDRLDAGDVEYLDAGYDTNMLPSFKKRLQNLAQNEIIVLHLQGSHGPAYYARYPSEFRKFTPTCDTSELSSCDSESIVNTYDNTLLFTDFFVDEVIKAVKDAGGDKSAVWYFSDHGESLGENGIYLHGMPYAIAPETQKHIPMMAYTNDEATLARLRAQKDDAVSHDNVFSSLLGFFGVETKEYDKKLDIFN from the coding sequence ATGAAGCTACGTATTTCTTGGTTTAAATTTACGCTTTTAAACGCCGTTTTTATCGCCGCGTTAAATTTCGGGCTGTTTAATTTTATTTATTCAAGGCTTAGCTTTGAAGCTCATCCGCTCATGGCCGCAAGCCTGCCGGTTATCTATTTTTCGCTGCTTTGCGCGCTGTTTTCGCTCGTTTTTTTACCCTATCTAGCTAAGCTAGTTAGCATCGCGGCGATCGGGGTTACGTGCGCTAGTAGCTACTTCATGCAAAGCTACGGTATCATAATCGATAGCGAAATGATAAGAAATGTCGCGCAAACGGATGCGGGTGAGGTATTGAACTTTTTAAATCCAAAACTCGTTTGCTATATGCTATTTTTGGGCATTTTGCCCTGCCTTTTGGTCGCTTTTACGAGGATCGAGTACGGCGACGCCAAGCGGCATATAAAGATCAAATTTTTAACGTTTATAGGCTTTTTTGCGCTAGCGGCGGCGCTATTTTTTTCGCAGACTAAGTCCATTATCCCGTTTTTTCGCGAAAATAGCTTCATCAGAGCCTACAACCTGCCGTTTTATCCGATTTACGCGACGCAAAAATACGTAAAACTCGAGTTTTTTAAGCCCGAATTTAAGCAAATCGGCCTAGACGCTACGATGAAACCAAGCAGCGAACGACGGTTAATGGTGCTAATCGTCGGCGAAACGGCACGCGCGAAAAACTATTCGCTAGGCGGATACGCTAAAAACGACACGAATTTTTACACGAAAAAGGAGGCAAATTTAGTCTATTTCAGCGATGCTCGCTCGTGCGGAACGGCTACGGCGGTCTCGCTGCCCTGCTTGTTTTCAAAATCGACAAGGAGCGAATACAGCAGCAAAGAATTTAGCCAAAACGCGCTTGATATCTTAAAACGCGTCGGCGTCAAGGTCGTGTGGCTGGGCAACAACTCGGGCAAGTGCAAGGGCGTTTGCGACCGCTTGGACGCCGGCGACGTCGAGTACTTAGACGCCGGATACGATACGAATATGCTGCCTTCCTTCAAAAAACGCCTCCAAAATCTCGCGCAAAACGAGATCATCGTCCTACACCTGCAAGGCTCGCACGGCCCCGCATACTACGCCCGCTATCCGAGCGAATTTCGCAAATTTACCCCGACTTGCGACACGAGCGAGCTAAGCTCCTGCGATAGCGAGAGCATCGTAAACACCTACGACAACACGCTGCTTTTTACGGATTTTTTTGTTGACGAGGTGATAAAGGCAGTCAAGGACGCTGGCGGCGATAAAAGCGCGGTTTGGTACTTCTCCGATCATGGCGAGAGCCTAGGCGAAAACGGCATCTACCTGCACGGCATGCCCTACGCCATCGCGCCCGAGACGCAAAAACACATCCCGATGATGGCGTATACGAACGATGAAGCGACGCTAGCTCGCCTGCGCGCTCAAAAAGACGACGCCGTCTCGCACGATAATGTTTTTAGTTCGCTGCTGGGGTTTTTTGGCGTAGAGACAAAGGAATATGACAAAAAACTAGACATCTTTAATTAA
- a CDS encoding ATP/GTP-binding protein, protein MKLQNYQSASLNSFDFSFKTSGGDEINLKMYDNKTIDYASTKIAGASASALTLTHEYGYSFSYKGDGLDARDKEELAAALEKIAPSIDKFMKNVKEGEDPIFSHVTNLANSLRKELPEVKDANHKNFIADGTLKLFDRLMEQNKAGNRLLQNSKKLFDELISQLDSFKFYV, encoded by the coding sequence ATGAAACTACAAAACTACCAAAGCGCGAGCCTAAACAGCTTTGATTTTAGCTTTAAAACCAGCGGCGGCGACGAGATAAATCTAAAAATGTACGACAACAAAACCATAGACTACGCTAGCACCAAAATAGCCGGTGCATCGGCATCTGCGCTCACTCTCACACACGAGTACGGCTATAGTTTCTCGTATAAAGGCGACGGGCTGGACGCTCGCGATAAAGAGGAGCTGGCAGCCGCTCTAGAAAAGATAGCGCCTAGCATCGATAAATTTATGAAAAACGTCAAAGAGGGCGAGGATCCTATATTTTCGCACGTTACAAACCTCGCAAACTCCCTTCGCAAAGAGCTTCCCGAGGTAAAAGACGCAAATCATAAAAATTTTATCGCGGACGGTACGCTAAAGCTTTTTGATAGGCTGATGGAGCAAAATAAAGCGGGTAATAGGCTACTGCAAAACTCCAAAAAGCTCTTTGACGAGCTCATTTCTCAGCTGGATAGCTTTAAATTTTACGTTTAG
- a CDS encoding dUTP diphosphatase: MNANEKITQMLNLQQSLNDDTNGIGWENGINKNGKLISWKRCIYMECAELIDSFAWKHWKSINAPTNEENLRVEVVDIWHFLMSLMLEQYKLNSLGDIAKLSSDICASSGFEAFCREPFNVADENIYEIINDVEMLINKCSGFEYSLFDLLKIYFSMSLKCGVNLSSLYECYVGKNVLNRFRQDHGYKEGAYKKVWNGKEDNAVMNEILARGLKSVDEIYAALEAEYKAVK; encoded by the coding sequence ATGAACGCGAATGAAAAAATCACCCAAATGCTAAATCTCCAACAAAGCCTAAACGACGACACCAACGGCATCGGCTGGGAAAACGGCATAAACAAAAACGGCAAACTCATCAGCTGGAAACGCTGCATATATATGGAGTGCGCCGAGCTCATAGATAGCTTTGCCTGGAAGCACTGGAAAAGCATAAACGCACCGACGAATGAAGAAAATCTGCGCGTCGAGGTCGTGGATATCTGGCACTTTTTGATGAGTTTGATGCTCGAGCAGTACAAGCTAAATAGCCTCGGCGACATCGCAAAGCTCTCAAGCGACATCTGCGCTAGCAGCGGCTTTGAGGCGTTTTGCCGCGAGCCATTTAACGTCGCTGACGAAAACATCTACGAGATCATAAACGATGTCGAAATGCTCATAAATAAGTGCTCGGGCTTTGAGTATTCGCTCTTTGACCTACTTAAAATTTACTTTTCGATGAGCCTAAAATGCGGCGTAAATTTAAGCTCGCTTTACGAGTGCTACGTCGGTAAAAACGTCCTAAATCGCTTCCGCCAAGACCACGGCTACAAAGAGGGCGCGTATAAAAAAGTCTGGAACGGCAAGGAGGATAACGCCGTGATGAACGAGATTTTAGCTCGCGGACTAAAAAGCGTGGACGAGATCTATGCCGCGCTAGAGGCCGAGTACAAGGCGGTAAAATAA